In Aedes albopictus strain Foshan chromosome 3, AalbF5, whole genome shotgun sequence, the following are encoded in one genomic region:
- the LOC115267810 gene encoding zinc finger protein 236-like codes for MEVEGNVIKDDSSRGRIRGIAGQHHHKMGTKSHGAPPVNTGNTVTVKVGLNMNICRLCLTEGTVNSRLQPVYYSKDTPDEPLLQKILDLTTIQVQYATDFPSSICINCKAKLEEYSHFRRQCIENDELLRMKYYEIKAAEDYHLQQQQQQQHQLQQQQQQLHRSQAIEQEIVEEVKAEEYIDDADDITLAIDESADADEEFQDESDEQHQQQQQGQVVEQQTIQYVAADGTMTEYVESGDVRTVSSSSQQQQIHISGYSEGETIQAGEAHEIYYTDGNDTYAIQTTAEGYVNAANYVPQGYDNQTEIECTTIEHLPEEEVYMDEGGEGAVGSAITPRGAHDRPFVCKHCKTSFKYEYNYERHMKNHAKVLYRCGKCSKTFTKQRKCQQHFLKAHSSQRYECDICFRTYSLPTRLENHVIEMHSENGIYKCDRCTDTFTSYLDFKSHRNSHHSINGSSNAAATVIAQTVEQRPQTLQQVQSPQPHIAAPHTTTSVSTRSSVSDNCDFEVMIDETKIPKPATGAESGDEKRPTQQEQDIILIDDEASSANNNNKPATATATVVVSTASNSVISGGKIVTSAQAGPIVSSAIAVAPQPIVSSVPPPQAPPPTTIATTTTTVITNGIDKNSMHRQLLQQIEESEANSTGPKIYKCDNCTKNFVHLNNLKAHIYAEHDNDKPFKCKLCPISFKTKEILVMHMVLHSQHNTAT; via the exons ATGGAGGTGGAAGGCAACGTCATCAAGGACGATTCCTCCCG AGGTAGAATCAGAGGTATTGCTGGTCAACACCATCATAAAATGGGCACCAAAAGCCATGGAGCGCCGCCTGTCAACACTGGCAATACCGTCACGGTCAAAGTGGGACTCAACATGAACATCTGTAGGTTGTGCCTGACGGAGGGTACGGTCAACTCGCGACTGCAACCGGTTTACTACTCTAAGGATACCCCGGACGAGCCACTGTTGCAGAAGATTCTGGATCTCACTACGATACAG GTTCAATACGCCACGGATTTCCCCTCGTCGATTTGCATCAACTGCAAGGCCAAATTAGAAGAGTACAGTCACTTTCGTCGACAGTGTATCGAAAATGATGAGCTCCTTCGGATGAAGTACTACGAAATCAAAGCCGCAGAAGATTACCATcttcagcagcaacaacagcagcagcatcagctgcagcaacagcaacaacagcttCACCGGAGCCAAGCAATCGAACAGGAAATTGTAGAGGAAGTCAAAGCAGAGGAATACATTGACGACGCAGATGATATCACGCTGGCCATTGATGAATCTGCTGACGCGGATGAAGAGTTCCAGGACGAAAGCGATGAacaacaccagcaacagcagcagggGCAAGTGGTTGAACAGCAAACGATCCAATACGTGGCGGCGGATGGCACTATGACCGAGTATGTCGAGTCGGGCGATGTAAGGACAGTATCCAGCTCCTCGCAGCAGCAACAAATTCACATCAGCGGATACAGTGAAGGAGAAACTATTCAAGCGGGTGAGGCACACGAAATCTACTACACCGATGGAAATGATACGTATGCAATCCAAACGACGGCCGAGGGCTACGTAAATGCGGCCAACTATGTCCCCCAGGGTTACGATAATCAAACGGAAATCGAATGTACGACTATTGAACACCTCCCGGAAGAGGAAGTCTACATGGATGAGGGAGGCGAAGGCGCAGTTGGAAGCGCCATTACTCCCCGGGGAGCTCATGACCGACCGTTCGTGTGTAAACATTGCAAAACCAGCTTCAAATACGAGTACAATTATGAGAGACACATGAAGAACCACGCAAAAGTTCTGTACAGGTGTGGTAAATGTTCAAAAACTTTCACCAAGCAGAGAAAGTGTCAGCAGCACTTCCTGAAAGCACATTCCTCCCAGCGGTACGAGTGCGACATATGCTTCAGGACGTACAGTCTGCCGACCCGCTTGGAAAATCACGTCATCGAAATGCACTCCGAGAATGGCATCTACAAATGCGATCGATGTACGGATACCTTCACCTCCTATCTAGATTTCAAATCCCACCGTAACAGCCATCACAGTATTAACGGGTCATCGAATGCCGCCGCGACTGTGATTGCCCAGACTGTGGAACAACGACCGCAAACCCTTCAGCAGGTTCAATCTCCTCAACCGCACATAGCGGCACCTCATACGACCACATCCGTCAGTACACGCTCCTCTGTGTCGGATAATTGCGATTTCGAAGTGATGATCGATGAAACCAAGATCCCCAAACCGGCCACCGGCGCTGAATCCGGTGACGAAAAACGACCAACCCAGCAGGAGCAGGATATCATTCTGATCGATGACGAAGCGTCGTCCGCCAACAACAACAATAAACCAGCAACGGCGACGGCGACAGTGGTTGTCAGCACAGCAAGCAACAGCGTCATCAGTGGTGGAAAGATTGTGACCTCAGCGCAAGCTGGTCCCATTGTTAGCAGTGCGATTGCCGTTGCTCCGCAGCCTATTGTCAGTAGTGTTCCGCCACCGCAAGCACCGCCGCCAACGACGATAGCCACCACAACGACAACGGTCATAACGAATGGGATCGACAAGAATAGCATGCACCGGCAGTTGCTGCAGCAGATCGAGGAGAGCGAAGCCAACTCGACTGGACCGAAAATCTACAAGTGCGATAATTGTACGAAAAACTTCGTACACCTGAACAATCTGAAGGCGCACATCTACGCGGAACATGACAACGATAAACCGTTCAAGTGCAAATTGTGCCCCATTTCGTTCAAGACGAAGGAGATTCTGGTGATGCATATG